In Streptomyces sp. NBC_01551, one DNA window encodes the following:
- a CDS encoding SDR family oxidoreductase, translating to MSRRPVTIVTGGSRGIGAAACVRLASAGHDLVLGYATDDAAAEATAERSRAAGARCVTVRGDTSQECGVERLFDIAGAELGTVTGLVNNAGVTGPLGRLADATTDDLRRVVEVNLLGYLLCCRRAARDMSEAGGGAGGAIVNVSSAAATLGSPGDYVHYAATKAAVDTLTLGLAKELGPDGIRVNAVAPGIIETDMHAAMGDPDRPARAAAGIPLGRPGQPEEIAGAIAWLLSPDASYTTGAVLRVSGGR from the coding sequence ATGTCACGTCGCCCAGTCACGATCGTCACCGGAGGCAGCAGGGGCATAGGTGCGGCGGCCTGTGTGCGGCTGGCCTCGGCCGGCCATGACCTGGTCCTCGGCTACGCCACGGACGACGCGGCCGCCGAGGCCACCGCCGAGCGGTCGAGGGCGGCCGGCGCCCGGTGCGTGACGGTGCGCGGCGACACCTCCCAGGAGTGCGGCGTCGAGCGCCTCTTCGACATCGCCGGGGCCGAACTCGGCACGGTCACCGGCCTCGTCAACAACGCCGGCGTCACCGGGCCGCTCGGCCGCCTCGCCGACGCCACGACCGACGACCTGCGGCGCGTGGTGGAGGTCAACCTCCTCGGGTACCTGCTCTGCTGCCGCCGGGCCGCCCGCGACATGTCCGAGGCCGGCGGAGGCGCCGGCGGGGCCATCGTGAACGTCTCCTCGGCCGCCGCCACCCTCGGCAGCCCCGGGGACTACGTCCACTACGCGGCCACCAAGGCGGCCGTCGACACCCTCACCCTGGGCCTGGCCAAGGAACTCGGCCCGGACGGGATCCGGGTGAACGCCGTCGCGCCCGGCATCATCGAGACCGACATGCACGCGGCGATGGGCGACCCCGACCGCCCCGCGCGGGCCGCCGCCGGAATCCCCCTCGGGCGGCCCGGGCAGCCCGAGGAGATCGCCGGGGCCATCGCCTGGCTGCTGTCCCCGGACGCCTCGTACACGACCGGAGCCGTCCTGCGGGTCTCGGGCGGCCGCTGA
- a CDS encoding peptidoglycan-binding protein produces the protein MSHHPDESGAVPDDRLLVRPYVAPASRPSAPTAPAWPQSGPAVSSRVPPPAGAPDAASGSGSGSMSDSAPVPAAAGRGRRRPVAVAVCALLGLGAAGALLLLLTGPEEPGPERAVAPPGLSVPALPAGSPGLAEEPSPAASTPRAGAASRAPGASVSPSASASASGGRPAPGASASRSAPVAPPATPAGDGTLGPGDRGPEVRALQERLYGQGFTYVKVNGLYDGHTRRGVAQLQSDRGISGDPQGVYGPATRAAFG, from the coding sequence GTGTCCCACCATCCCGATGAGAGCGGGGCCGTCCCCGACGACCGCCTGCTCGTACGCCCCTACGTCGCGCCCGCGAGCCGCCCGTCCGCCCCGACGGCGCCCGCCTGGCCCCAGAGCGGCCCCGCCGTCTCCTCCCGCGTCCCGCCACCGGCGGGCGCGCCCGATGCTGCCTCCGGTTCGGGTTCCGGTTCGATGTCCGACTCGGCTCCGGTCCCCGCTGCGGCCGGGCGCGGCCGCCGCCGGCCGGTGGCGGTGGCGGTGTGCGCGCTGCTCGGGCTGGGAGCGGCGGGCGCTCTGCTGCTCCTGCTGACGGGCCCCGAAGAGCCCGGCCCGGAGCGGGCGGTGGCCCCGCCCGGGCTGTCCGTACCGGCGCTCCCGGCGGGCAGTCCCGGCCTGGCCGAAGAGCCTTCGCCCGCGGCGTCCACGCCACGTGCCGGCGCGGCCTCCCGGGCGCCGGGAGCCTCCGTCTCGCCCTCCGCGTCGGCCTCCGCGTCCGGCGGCCGGCCCGCGCCCGGCGCCTCCGCGAGCCGGAGCGCGCCCGTCGCGCCCCCGGCGACGCCCGCCGGGGACGGCACGCTGGGCCCGGGGGACCGCGGACCCGAGGTGCGCGCCCTTCAGGAGCGGCTGTACGGACAGGGGTTCACGTACGTCAAGGTCAACGGGCTCTACGACGGCCACACCCGGCGCGGCGTCGCCCAGTTGCAGAGCGACCGGGGCATCAGCGGGGATCCCCAGGGCGTCTACGGCCCGGCCACCCGGGCGGCGTTCGGCTGA
- a CDS encoding MFS transporter, giving the protein MNDADADAAAPGSPWKGWAAVAAVSLGIFCLITSELLPVGLLTPVGDSLGVSDGTAGLMVTVPGLVAGFCAPLVTVGAGRLDRRLVLCALIALMAAANLAAALAPGFAVVLAARLLVGVSVGGFWAIAGGLAVRLVPERHVGRATALVFGGVPTASVLGVPAGTLLGELGGWRTAFAAVAALGFLTLVALLLLLPALPADRNIRFAELPALLRDNRGVRAGVIVTFLVVTGQFAAYTFVRPILRDVSGIDAGYVSTLLLGYGVAGVAGNFLAGARDARRTLLVVSAALTVVLALIAVLPGAVAGTALLLAWGVAYGGVSVSLQSWMTRAAPRAAEAASSLMVAMFNFAIAAGALVGGLAVDGISVPAAPLTGAALMLAAAVTVWATSVRRREPTAGVPDHPLGVARAGTEVPNKADG; this is encoded by the coding sequence ATGAATGACGCCGACGCCGATGCCGCCGCGCCCGGCAGCCCCTGGAAGGGATGGGCGGCCGTCGCGGCCGTCTCCCTCGGGATCTTCTGCCTGATCACCTCCGAGCTGCTGCCCGTCGGGCTGCTCACCCCCGTCGGGGACTCACTGGGGGTGTCCGACGGCACCGCCGGGCTGATGGTCACCGTGCCCGGGCTGGTCGCCGGGTTCTGCGCGCCGCTCGTCACCGTCGGAGCCGGACGCCTGGACCGGCGGCTCGTGCTGTGCGCGCTGATCGCCCTGATGGCGGCCGCCAACCTCGCCGCCGCCCTCGCGCCCGGCTTCGCCGTGGTCCTGGCGGCCCGGCTGCTCGTGGGCGTCAGCGTCGGCGGCTTCTGGGCGATAGCCGGCGGGCTCGCCGTCCGCCTGGTCCCCGAGCGGCACGTCGGCCGGGCCACCGCCCTCGTCTTCGGGGGCGTCCCCACCGCCTCCGTGCTCGGTGTCCCCGCCGGGACGCTGCTCGGGGAACTCGGCGGCTGGCGCACCGCCTTCGCCGCCGTGGCCGCCCTCGGCTTCCTCACCCTGGTCGCCCTGCTCCTGCTGCTGCCCGCGCTGCCCGCCGACCGGAACATCCGGTTCGCGGAGCTCCCCGCCCTGCTGCGCGACAACCGGGGCGTACGGGCCGGAGTGATCGTCACCTTTCTCGTCGTGACCGGGCAGTTCGCCGCGTACACCTTCGTACGGCCGATCCTGCGGGACGTCTCCGGCATCGACGCCGGGTACGTCAGCACCCTGCTCCTCGGGTACGGAGTGGCCGGGGTCGCCGGGAACTTCCTGGCCGGGGCGCGCGATGCCCGCCGTACGCTGCTCGTGGTCAGCGCCGCCCTCACCGTGGTCCTCGCACTGATCGCCGTCCTCCCGGGGGCGGTCGCGGGCACCGCCCTGCTGCTCGCGTGGGGAGTCGCGTACGGCGGGGTCTCGGTGAGCCTGCAGAGCTGGATGACGCGGGCGGCTCCGCGCGCGGCCGAGGCGGCCTCCTCGCTGATGGTGGCCATGTTCAACTTCGCGATCGCCGCCGGGGCGCTCGTCGGGGGCCTCGCGGTCGACGGGATCTCCGTTCCGGCCGCGCCGCTGACCGGCGCCGCGCTGATGCTGGCGGCGGCCGTCACGGTGTGGGCCACCTCGGTCCGCCGCCGGGAGCCGACCGCCGGGGTCCCGGACCACCCGCTCGGGGTGGCTCGGGCGGGGACGGAAGTCCCGAACAAAGCGGATGGATAG
- a CDS encoding YdeI family protein, protein MDDELDGVAIIAFADAAAFENWLAEHHTRREGVWVKMAKKNSGIASVTSDELVDIGLCYGWISGRRRSYDDERHYLQKYVPRRPKSLWSQVNVDKVAALTAAGRMREPGLAEVRAAREDGRWARAYAPQKTAPVPPDLAAALDADPQAREAFEALDKTARYLLALPLLQAGTPQTRRSRLDKALRSLKRRHPDA, encoded by the coding sequence ATGGACGACGAACTCGACGGAGTGGCGATCATCGCCTTCGCGGACGCCGCCGCGTTCGAGAACTGGCTGGCCGAGCACCACACCCGGCGCGAGGGCGTGTGGGTCAAGATGGCGAAGAAGAACTCCGGCATTGCGTCCGTCACTTCGGACGAGCTCGTCGACATCGGGCTCTGCTACGGCTGGATCTCGGGCCGGCGCCGCTCGTACGACGACGAGCGCCATTACCTCCAGAAGTACGTGCCGCGCCGGCCCAAGAGCCTGTGGTCGCAAGTGAACGTCGACAAGGTCGCGGCACTGACCGCCGCCGGCCGGATGCGCGAGCCCGGGCTGGCCGAGGTGCGCGCGGCGCGGGAGGACGGCCGCTGGGCGCGGGCGTACGCCCCGCAGAAGACGGCCCCGGTGCCACCCGACCTCGCGGCCGCGCTCGACGCGGACCCGCAGGCCAGGGAGGCCTTCGAGGCGCTCGACAAGACCGCCCGCTACCTGCTGGCCCTGCCGCTGCTGCAAGCTGGCACGCCGCAGACCCGGCGGTCCCGCCTCGACAAGGCCCTGCGTTCCCTGAAGCGGCGTCACCCGGACGCGTGA
- a CDS encoding adenylate kinase: protein MRRVLVVGISGAGKSTLARTLGRLLGLPFHEMDALHYGGPGWAVSATFAEDTARLAGTDRWIFDSLGPPEVRDLLWERADTVVWLDHPRHVVMRRVLLRSLRRSLLRERLFGGNRESWREWLRPDHPAWWAWSQYRSRRAAIARLAGDARFAPLRVIRLRGPGAAASWLRAQEARPDVDQVNQVNQVD, encoded by the coding sequence ATGCGACGCGTACTGGTGGTCGGGATCAGCGGAGCCGGGAAGTCCACCCTGGCCCGGACACTGGGGCGGCTGCTCGGGCTGCCGTTTCACGAGATGGACGCGCTCCACTACGGCGGGCCGGGGTGGGCGGTCAGCGCCACGTTCGCCGAGGACACGGCGCGACTGGCGGGGACCGACCGGTGGATCTTCGACTCCCTGGGCCCGCCGGAGGTCCGGGATCTGCTGTGGGAGCGGGCCGACACCGTCGTGTGGCTCGACCACCCCCGGCACGTGGTGATGCGGCGCGTGCTGCTGCGCTCGCTGCGGCGGAGCCTGCTGCGCGAGCGGCTGTTCGGCGGGAACCGGGAGTCCTGGCGGGAGTGGCTGCGCCCCGACCATCCCGCGTGGTGGGCCTGGTCGCAGTACCGGTCGCGGCGCGCCGCGATCGCCCGGCTGGCGGGTGACGCCCGGTTCGCCCCGCTGCGCGTGATCCGCCTGCGCGGCCCGGGGGCAGCGGCGTCCTGGCTCCGGGCCCAGGAAGCACGGCCGGACGTGGACCAGGTGAACCAGGTGAACCAGGTGGACTAG
- a CDS encoding GNAT family N-acetyltransferase, which yields MATDRLDLVPLSVGHAAEMARVLADPALYAFTGGAPLSPEALRARYARLVAGSPDPAVVWCNWVVRLRPDGSLIGTVQATITPAEDRAELAWVIGTAWQGRGFAAEAARALAAWLTALPVGRLVAHVHPDHHASAATAAACGLSPTRHRRDGEVRWEGAGP from the coding sequence ATCGCGACCGACCGCCTTGATCTGGTGCCGCTGTCCGTCGGCCACGCCGCCGAGATGGCCCGCGTACTGGCGGATCCCGCGCTGTACGCGTTCACGGGCGGCGCGCCGCTGTCGCCCGAGGCCCTGCGGGCCCGCTACGCGCGGCTGGTGGCGGGCTCCCCCGACCCGGCGGTCGTCTGGTGCAACTGGGTGGTGCGGCTGCGCCCGGACGGCTCGCTGATCGGCACGGTCCAGGCCACGATCACCCCGGCCGAGGACCGGGCAGAGCTGGCGTGGGTGATCGGCACGGCCTGGCAGGGCCGGGGCTTCGCCGCGGAGGCCGCGCGGGCCCTGGCCGCCTGGCTGACGGCGCTCCCCGTCGGGCGGCTCGTGGCGCACGTCCACCCGGACCACCATGCGTCGGCGGCGACCGCCGCGGCCTGCGGCCTCTCCCCGACCCGGCACCGCCGGGACGGGGAGGTCCGCTGGGAGGGCGCCGGCCCCTGA
- a CDS encoding DNRLRE domain-containing protein → MRRSRGLAAALALSLAGTGAVVGLGLVPQAAALTPPVAFTADPLSTWQPNGVVWALAEAGGTVFAGGTFSAVRPPEGAGGSEQSAVNFVALDAATGAPTSCKLSFTVGGGTATVRALTLSPDKKTLYAGGYFGAVNGTPVSSLAAIDVATCTVKPGFRPAFAATVRALAVTDDTVYAGGDFLTVAGQQRERFAAVDAVDGTLRPFVANADEPGRAIEVTPDGANVVLGGDFFTVNGTNTHALAVVNATSGALTKSYAGFIETNSVVKDIATDDSGFYTANEGTGGGVFDGRIALNLADFNQRWRDTCLGATQAVLPYRSVLYSASHAHDCSSVGEFPDGQRHHLLAQPTGGTGKLGWAPDTNDGIGEGIGPRVMTVGSKGGVQYLWVGGEFTTVNGAAQQSLTRFASTGDTGAPTVPVAGAVSVEPGEVQVRWRTSLDLDDSALTYRIYRNGAAAPIATVTADSLFFKRPQASWTDTTVTPGQSYTYRVTATDAAGNTSALSGTASVTVPTSADGYPNAIRGDGAQLYWRYDESALPFVADSSDGGNQSGVHQNGPALRQTPGAVTGASTAIGFNGTDNRVYADKRQNVGGSYSIETWFKTNTTRGGKLFGFGNNQDRGSSQYDKHIYMTNDGRLVYGVYTGATRTITTGGADRYNNDQWHHVVATQGPGGMTLYVDGVQKGTLNVTTHENFAGYWHAGGDSLGGWPDRPTSEFWAGRLDETAVYPSVLSAAQVQNHYALASAPADSVVEVTADEDTYANAGAPTANYGTSGSLAVRGTSLYASYLRFNLPAAPAGTVLKSAALSVKTSTMAGAGTADTVSVVPVTGSWSEGGTTYNNRPALGSPALGGFAGIPDGSAVHTTGLTTGTVAAALGGGYSLALTSVGTDALWLWSSEAAANEGTPRLTLTFGAP, encoded by the coding sequence ATGCGTAGATCCAGAGGGTTGGCGGCCGCTCTCGCCCTGTCCCTGGCCGGCACCGGCGCGGTCGTCGGCCTCGGCCTCGTCCCGCAGGCGGCGGCGCTCACCCCGCCCGTGGCCTTCACCGCCGACCCGCTGTCGACCTGGCAGCCCAACGGCGTGGTCTGGGCCCTCGCGGAGGCGGGCGGCACCGTCTTCGCCGGCGGCACCTTCTCCGCCGTCCGCCCGCCCGAAGGCGCCGGCGGCAGCGAGCAGTCGGCGGTCAACTTCGTGGCACTCGACGCCGCGACCGGAGCCCCGACGTCCTGCAAGCTGTCCTTCACCGTCGGCGGCGGCACCGCCACCGTCCGCGCGCTCACCCTCTCGCCGGACAAGAAGACCCTGTACGCGGGCGGCTACTTCGGCGCCGTCAACGGCACCCCGGTCTCCAGCCTCGCCGCCATCGACGTGGCGACCTGCACGGTGAAGCCCGGCTTCCGGCCGGCCTTCGCGGCCACCGTACGGGCCCTCGCCGTCACCGACGACACCGTGTACGCGGGCGGCGACTTCCTCACCGTCGCAGGCCAGCAGCGCGAACGCTTCGCCGCCGTCGACGCCGTCGACGGGACGCTCAGGCCCTTCGTCGCCAACGCCGACGAGCCCGGCCGGGCCATCGAGGTCACCCCGGACGGCGCCAACGTCGTCCTCGGCGGCGACTTCTTCACCGTCAACGGGACGAACACGCACGCGCTGGCCGTCGTCAACGCCACCAGCGGCGCCCTCACCAAGTCGTACGCCGGCTTCATCGAGACCAACTCGGTGGTCAAGGACATCGCGACCGACGACAGCGGCTTCTACACCGCCAACGAGGGCACCGGCGGCGGCGTCTTCGACGGCCGCATCGCCCTCAACCTGGCCGATTTCAACCAGCGCTGGCGCGACACCTGCCTCGGCGCCACCCAGGCCGTGCTCCCGTACCGGAGCGTGCTCTACAGCGCCTCCCACGCGCACGACTGCTCCAGCGTCGGCGAGTTCCCCGACGGCCAGCGCCACCACCTGCTGGCGCAGCCGACCGGCGGCACCGGCAAGCTCGGCTGGGCCCCCGACACCAACGACGGCATCGGCGAGGGCATCGGCCCGCGCGTGATGACGGTCGGTTCCAAGGGCGGCGTCCAGTACCTGTGGGTCGGCGGGGAGTTCACCACCGTCAACGGGGCGGCGCAGCAGAGCCTGACCCGCTTCGCCTCCACCGGGGACACGGGTGCGCCCACCGTGCCCGTGGCCGGCGCCGTCAGCGTCGAGCCCGGCGAGGTCCAGGTGCGCTGGCGCACCAGCCTCGACCTGGACGACAGCGCGCTGACCTACCGGATCTACCGCAACGGCGCGGCCGCGCCGATCGCCACGGTCACGGCGGACTCGCTGTTCTTCAAGCGCCCGCAGGCCTCCTGGACGGACACCACCGTCACGCCGGGCCAGTCGTACACGTACCGGGTCACCGCGACCGACGCGGCGGGCAACACCAGCGCCCTGTCCGGGACGGCGAGCGTGACCGTGCCCACCTCGGCGGACGGCTACCCGAACGCGATCCGCGGCGACGGCGCCCAGCTGTACTGGCGCTACGACGAGTCGGCGCTGCCCTTCGTCGCGGACTCCTCCGACGGCGGAAACCAGAGCGGAGTGCACCAGAACGGCCCCGCCCTGCGCCAGACGCCCGGCGCGGTGACCGGCGCGAGCACGGCGATCGGCTTCAACGGCACGGACAACCGGGTCTACGCGGACAAGCGCCAGAACGTGGGCGGCAGCTACAGCATCGAGACCTGGTTCAAGACGAACACCACCCGGGGCGGGAAGCTCTTCGGCTTCGGGAACAACCAGGACCGCGGCAGCAGTCAGTACGACAAGCACATCTACATGACCAATGACGGCCGGCTCGTCTACGGCGTGTACACCGGTGCCACCCGCACCATCACCACCGGCGGCGCCGACCGGTACAACAACGACCAGTGGCACCACGTCGTCGCCACCCAGGGGCCGGGCGGGATGACGCTGTACGTGGACGGCGTCCAGAAGGGCACCCTCAACGTCACCACGCACGAGAACTTCGCCGGCTACTGGCACGCCGGCGGCGACAGCCTCGGCGGCTGGCCCGACCGCCCCACCAGCGAGTTCTGGGCGGGCCGGCTCGACGAGACGGCCGTCTACCCGAGCGTCCTGAGCGCGGCGCAGGTCCAGAACCACTACGCCCTGGCCTCCGCACCGGCGGACTCGGTCGTGGAGGTCACCGCCGACGAGGACACGTACGCCAACGCGGGCGCCCCCACCGCCAATTACGGCACCTCGGGCTCGCTCGCCGTGCGCGGGACCTCCCTGTACGCGAGCTACCTGCGCTTCAACCTGCCGGCCGCGCCCGCGGGTACGGTGCTCAAGTCGGCCGCGCTCAGCGTGAAGACCAGCACCATGGCCGGAGCCGGCACGGCGGACACCGTCTCCGTGGTCCCGGTCACCGGATCGTGGAGCGAGGGCGGGACGACGTACAACAACCGCCCCGCGCTGGGAAGTCCTGCGCTCGGCGGCTTCGCCGGGATCCCCGACGGCTCGGCCGTGCACACCACCGGGCTGACCACGGGCACCGTCGCCGCGGCCCTCGGCGGCGGCTACAGCCTGGCGCTCACCAGCGTCGGGACCGACGCGCTGTGGCTGTGGTCCTCGGAGGCCGCCGCCAACGAGGGGACGCCGCGGCTGACGCTGACGTTCGGCGCCCCGTGA
- a CDS encoding HAD family phosphatase — MILSTEPAESDPIQPIEPVGLVIFDCDGVLVDSERIAARVHVALGAELGWPLTEEETVRRFVGRSNASIRELLAARVGAQTAREWDERFVTMHAEAVDAGLTPVDGLPEALDAITLPTCVASSGSHEKMRHTLGRTGLYERFAGRIHSATEVSRGKPAPDLFLYAAGRMGVDPSACVVVEDSRPGVEAARAAGMRSFGYAGGLTPAAALAGPGTVVFTDMRDLPALIAAAGTGAEAVRA, encoded by the coding sequence ATGATCTTGTCGACTGAGCCCGCCGAGTCCGATCCGATCCAGCCAATCGAGCCGGTCGGGCTCGTGATCTTCGACTGCGACGGGGTGCTCGTCGACAGCGAGCGCATCGCCGCCCGCGTGCACGTCGCCCTCGGCGCCGAGCTCGGCTGGCCCCTCACCGAGGAGGAGACGGTCCGCCGGTTCGTCGGCCGCTCCAACGCCTCGATCCGGGAGCTGCTGGCCGCCCGGGTCGGCGCGCAGACGGCGCGCGAGTGGGACGAGCGGTTCGTGACGATGCACGCGGAGGCGGTGGACGCGGGGCTCACCCCGGTCGACGGCCTGCCCGAGGCGCTCGACGCGATCACCCTGCCGACCTGCGTGGCCTCCAGCGGAAGCCACGAGAAGATGCGCCACACCCTCGGCCGCACCGGCCTCTACGAGCGGTTCGCGGGCCGGATCCACAGCGCGACCGAGGTCTCCCGGGGCAAGCCGGCCCCCGACCTGTTCCTGTACGCGGCCGGGCGGATGGGCGTCGATCCGTCGGCCTGCGTGGTGGTCGAGGACAGCCGCCCGGGCGTCGAGGCCGCCCGCGCGGCGGGCATGCGCTCCTTCGGTTACGCGGGCGGGCTGACCCCGGCGGCCGCCCTCGCGGGGCCGGGCACGGTGGTCTTCACCGACATGCGCGACCTCCCGGCACTGATCGCCGCCGCGGGGACCGGGGCCGAGGCGGTGCGGGCGTGA
- a CDS encoding ankyrin repeat domain-containing protein: MNRRTRKRLSRALVAAAGNGPAGRVAALLRLGAEPGGTDAEGTTALYAAAVSGHPEAVRLLLAHGAAPDAESGGPTDGTPLCAAASWGDAETVRALLEGGADPLLREDGGSGLSPLEWAVRGEHTEVARLLREAAAGEH, translated from the coding sequence GTGAACCGGCGTACGCGCAAGCGGCTCTCCCGCGCCCTCGTCGCGGCGGCCGGGAACGGCCCGGCCGGCCGGGTGGCCGCCTTGCTGAGGCTCGGCGCGGAGCCCGGCGGTACGGACGCGGAGGGCACGACCGCCCTGTACGCGGCGGCCGTCTCGGGGCACCCGGAGGCCGTACGGCTGCTGCTCGCGCACGGCGCGGCCCCCGACGCCGAGAGCGGCGGGCCGACGGACGGGACACCGCTGTGCGCGGCGGCGTCCTGGGGCGACGCGGAGACGGTGCGCGCGCTCCTGGAAGGCGGGGCCGACCCGCTCCTGCGCGAGGACGGCGGGAGCGGGCTGTCGCCGCTGGAGTGGGCGGTGCGCGGCGAGCACACGGAGGTCGCGCGGCTGCTCCGCGAGGCGGCCGCCGGCGAGCACTAG